The following coding sequences lie in one Proteobacteria bacterium CG1_02_64_396 genomic window:
- a CDS encoding DNA damage-inducible protein D: MDAHLVELHRRFDALAQTVPDEEIEFWFARDLQQPLGYARWENFLTAIERAVESCRTTGYDPTDHFRGVTKMVDLGSGAKREIDDFMLTRYACYLVAQNGDPRKPPIAFAQSYFAVQTRKQEIVEERMRLQDRLEARDRLRTSEKELSQNIYERGVDDAGFARIRSRGDAALFGGQTTQAMKSRYGIVKSRPLADFLPTLTIAAKNLATEMTNHNVRQADLQGERAITAEHVQNNQSVRDMLGQRGIQPEELPPEEDIKKLERRVKSEEKRLGQTARRLPPSREGESS, translated from the coding sequence ATGGACGCCCATCTGGTGGAGCTGCACCGGCGGTTCGACGCATTGGCTCAGACCGTTCCCGACGAAGAGATCGAGTTCTGGTTCGCCCGTGATTTGCAGCAGCCCTTGGGTTATGCCCGCTGGGAGAACTTCCTGACCGCCATCGAGCGGGCCGTCGAGTCGTGCCGGACCACGGGATACGACCCCACCGACCATTTTCGTGGCGTCACGAAAATGGTCGATCTGGGCAGCGGCGCCAAACGGGAAATCGACGATTTCATGTTGACCCGTTATGCCTGTTATCTGGTCGCCCAGAACGGCGACCCGCGCAAACCTCCCATCGCTTTCGCCCAGAGCTACTTCGCAGTCCAAACCCGCAAGCAGGAGATCGTCGAAGAGCGGATGCGCTTGCAGGACCGTCTGGAGGCTCGGGATCGCCTGCGTACATCAGAGAAGGAGCTGTCCCAGAACATCTACGAGCGGGGGGTGGACGACGCGGGGTTTGCCCGAATCCGCTCCAGGGGGGATGCCGCCCTGTTTGGTGGGCAAACCACCCAGGCGATGAAAAGCCGCTACGGCATCGTGAAAAGCCGCCCCTTGGCCGACTTTCTTCCCACGCTCACCATCGCGGCGAAAAACCTGGCCACGGAAATGACCAACCACAACGTGCGCCAAGCCGACTTGCAGGGCGAACGGGCGATCACTGCCGAGCACGTCCAGAACAATCAAAGCGTTCGCGACATGCTCGGACAGCGCGGCATTCAGCCCGAAGAGCTTCCCCCCGAGGAGGACATCAAGAAATTGGAGCGGCGGGTCAAATCCGAGGAAAAACGCTTGGGGCAAACGGCGCGCCGTCTACCGCCCTCCCGCGAAGGTGAGTCGTCATGA
- a CDS encoding aminopeptidase N, with amino-acid sequence MNTPTETHLSAYTPPPFLIEHTDLTFDLAAEATTVVSTLKLRRNPKAVDPKAPLILDGQELELVAIALDGQPLDASAYTVDDDHLTLPDAPDAFVLSITVRIHPERNTALEGLYASSGNLATQCEAEGFRKITYYLDRPDVLAPFTVRLESEISRYPVLLSNGNPGETGDLPSGRHFAVWNDPFPKPCYLFALVAGDLVTLSDSFTTMSGRQVGLRIHVQTHNTDQCDHAMASIKKSMAWDEKVYGREYDLEVYQIVAVDDFNMGAMENKGLNIFNSKYVLARPDTATDTDFEGIEGVIGHEYFHNWSGNRVTCRDWFQLSLKEGFTVFRDQEFTSDVTSRPVKRIEDVARLRTFQFAEDGGPMAHPVRPESYIEINNFYTLTVYEKGAEVVRMIHTLLGPALFREGCDLYFARHDGQAATVEDFVAAMSAVSGRDFTPFWSWYRQAGTPVVTVTSAFDPSLGVCTLTLTQSCPPSPGQPEKGPYLIPFKIGALGRAGHPLALRLRGAHTAAENHLIELTQPVTEVVFEGLNEEPVWSLNRGFSAPIKVEAALDEAALALLAGSDPDSVNRWDAMQQLATRQIMGLIPSFQGRSETPPQVSAGLIEAFARTLADESLDPALAAAALTLPAEGYLAEQIPYGTTVPVVDPVAIFEARQFVRRSLAQKLEEHWQAAYERTLSTDPYRFTPEQTGKRRLKNLALATLLSLPDPKHQTMGWWQFEDASNMTDQLAALTALVHNDAPQAAAALEQFYAQWRGEALVLDKWFAIQATAPTPGALDRVKGLMDHPDFSMRNPNRMRALIASFASGNPSRFHEASGAGYAFLAERILDLNETNPQVASRLLTPLTRWRRFDVERQGLMKGALERIAAHPNLSKDVFEVVSKSLKG; translated from the coding sequence ATGAACACTCCGACCGAAACCCACCTCTCCGCCTACACCCCGCCCCCCTTCCTGATCGAGCACACCGACCTCACCTTCGACCTCGCCGCCGAAGCGACCACGGTGGTCTCGACCCTGAAGCTACGGCGCAATCCCAAGGCGGTCGATCCCAAGGCCCCGCTCATCCTCGACGGCCAAGAGCTTGAGCTGGTCGCCATTGCCCTCGACGGGCAGCCCCTCGATGCCTCGGCCTACACCGTCGACGACGACCACCTGACCTTGCCCGACGCTCCCGACGCCTTCGTTTTGAGCATCACCGTCCGCATCCATCCCGAGCGCAACACCGCGCTTGAGGGGCTGTATGCCTCCAGCGGGAATCTGGCTACCCAGTGCGAAGCGGAGGGGTTTCGCAAGATCACCTATTACCTCGACCGCCCCGATGTGCTCGCCCCCTTCACGGTGCGCCTCGAATCCGAAATATCCCGCTACCCGGTCCTGCTTTCCAACGGCAATCCCGGCGAAACCGGCGACCTGCCCAGCGGGCGTCACTTCGCGGTGTGGAACGACCCCTTCCCCAAGCCCTGTTACCTCTTCGCCCTGGTGGCGGGGGATCTGGTCACCCTGAGCGACAGCTTCACCACCATGAGCGGGCGGCAGGTCGGGCTGCGCATCCACGTCCAGACCCACAACACCGATCAATGCGACCACGCCATGGCCTCGATCAAAAAGTCGATGGCCTGGGACGAGAAGGTCTACGGGCGGGAGTACGACCTGGAGGTCTACCAGATCGTCGCGGTGGACGACTTCAACATGGGGGCGATGGAGAACAAGGGGCTGAACATCTTCAACTCCAAGTACGTGCTGGCCCGCCCCGATACCGCTACCGACACCGACTTCGAGGGGATCGAGGGGGTGATCGGGCATGAGTATTTTCATAACTGGTCGGGCAACCGGGTCACCTGCCGCGACTGGTTCCAGCTTTCGCTCAAGGAGGGGTTCACCGTCTTTCGCGATCAGGAGTTCACCAGCGACGTCACCTCCCGCCCGGTGAAGCGGATCGAGGATGTGGCGCGGCTGCGCACCTTCCAGTTTGCCGAGGACGGCGGCCCCATGGCCCACCCGGTCCGCCCCGAGTCCTACATCGAAATCAACAACTTCTACACCCTGACGGTGTACGAAAAGGGGGCCGAGGTGGTGCGGATGATCCACACCCTGCTCGGCCCGGCCCTCTTCCGCGAGGGTTGCGACCTCTACTTCGCACGGCACGACGGCCAGGCGGCGACGGTGGAGGACTTCGTGGCGGCGATGAGCGCAGTCAGCGGCCGCGACTTCACCCCCTTTTGGAGTTGGTACCGTCAGGCGGGGACGCCGGTGGTGACGGTGACCTCCGCGTTCGATCCCAGCTTGGGCGTCTGCACCCTCACCCTAACCCAATCCTGCCCCCCCTCCCCCGGTCAGCCCGAGAAGGGTCCGTACCTGATCCCCTTCAAAATCGGGGCGCTGGGCCGTGCGGGCCATCCGCTGGCGCTGCGTTTGCGGGGGGCCCATACGGCGGCGGAGAACCATCTGATCGAACTGACGCAGCCGGTCACCGAGGTGGTCTTCGAGGGGTTGAACGAGGAGCCGGTGTGGTCGCTCAACCGCGGCTTCTCGGCTCCGATCAAGGTCGAGGCGGCGCTGGACGAGGCGGCGCTGGCGCTGTTGGCCGGGAGCGATCCCGATTCGGTCAACCGCTGGGACGCCATGCAGCAGCTCGCCACCCGGCAAATCATGGGGCTGATCCCCAGCTTTCAGGGGCGCAGCGAGACCCCGCCCCAAGTGAGCGCGGGGCTGATCGAGGCTTTCGCCCGCACCCTGGCGGACGAAAGCCTCGACCCGGCCCTGGCCGCCGCCGCCCTGACCCTGCCCGCCGAGGGGTACCTGGCCGAGCAGATCCCTTATGGAACGACGGTACCGGTGGTCGATCCGGTGGCGATTTTCGAGGCGCGCCAGTTCGTGCGCCGCTCCCTGGCCCAAAAGCTGGAAGAGCACTGGCAGGCCGCCTACGAACGTACCCTAAGCACCGACCCCTACCGGTTCACTCCAGAGCAGACCGGCAAGCGGCGGCTCAAAAACCTGGCGCTGGCGACCCTGCTCAGCCTGCCCGATCCCAAACACCAAACGATGGGGTGGTGGCAGTTCGAGGATGCCTCGAACATGACCGACCAGCTCGCCGCCCTGACCGCTCTGGTCCACAACGACGCCCCCCAGGCCGCGGCGGCGCTGGAGCAGTTCTACGCGCAGTGGCGGGGGGAGGCGCTGGTGCTCGACAAGTGGTTCGCCATCCAGGCGACCGCCCCGACTCCGGGGGCGCTGGATCGCGTCAAGGGGCTGATGGACCACCCCGACTTCAGCATGCGCAACCCCAACCGGATGCGGGCGCTGATCGCCAGTTTTGCCTCCGGCAACCCGAGCCGCTTCCACGAGGCGAGCGGGGCTGGGTACGCCTTTTTGGCCGAGCGGATTTTGGATCTGAACGAAACCAACCCCCAGGTCGCCTCGCGTTTGCTGACCCCGCTGACCCGCTGGCGCCGTTTCGATGTGGAGCGGCAAGGATTGATGAAGGGGGCGCTGGAGCGCATCGCTGCCCACCCCAACCTCTCGAAGGATGTCTTCGAGGTGGTGAGCAAGAGTTTGAAGGGGTAA
- a CDS encoding restriction endonuclease subunit R: protein MKLRFKVQPYQTAAVDSVVDCFAGQPHTAAAHYRIDPGRAGQSKTLELNDPGFRNERVRLSDRQLLENIQAVQKRQNLPLAPQLIFTPACPINLDIEMETGTGKTYCYIKTIFELNKRYGWGKFVVVVPSIAIREGVYKSLEITAGHFLEQYGKKARFFIYNSRQLHQLESFSSDAGINVMVINIQAFNASGKDNRRIYEELDDFQSRRPIDVISANHPILILDEPQKMEGKKTLDSLAKFKPLATLRYSATHKTQYNKIHRLDALDAYNQKLVKKIAVRGISVRGLAGTHGYLYLEGIEISKAAPVARIELEVKQKTGIKRTIKRVRRGDNLFDLSDGLAQYQGFVVAQIDANRDIVEFANGQVLATGEATGDVNEETLRRIQIRETIRAHLEKERQLHPQGIKVLSLFFIDEVAKYRDYDVDDTKGIYARMFEEEYGRLAQEILGQLPLETEAYRRYLAGIEAGRTHNGYFSIDKKTRHLTDPSVKKRGEEAGLSDDVDAYDLILKDKERLLGFDEPVRFIFSHSALREGWDNPNVFAMCMLKHSDNTISRRQEVGRGLRLAVDQHGERMDHPATVHDINVLTVVASESYKDFVGNLQREMVESLSERPRKADETYFTGKILVTETGPVEMTSSLAKQLYRYLLKNDYTDDADQVTATYHEARAEEVLAPLPADLAPYAAQVFALIDSVFSTAQLPSIDDGRNAKTNPLNNANFHKKEFQALWARINQKAIYQVAFDSEELVRNCIKTLNKDLKVDPLQFVVEKGLQADHIADGQLQDGTGFRIAETSTHTYDATAYSHVRYDLLGHLAEHTQLTRNTLANILGGIDPAVFGQFRLNPEDFLATASRLINEQKATIIVERLTYDALEDRYNSDIFTANATKQDFSKAGGKLNRHVYDYVVTDSKNERNFVEQLDASSEVVVYAKLPRGFLIPTPVGDYNPDWAIAFKEGTVQHVYFVAETKGSLSSLNLRGIEEKKIECARKFFEEINRKIDPERVKYDVVDSFAKLMAIVGH, encoded by the coding sequence ATGAAACTGAGGTTCAAGGTTCAGCCCTACCAAACCGCCGCCGTGGATTCGGTGGTCGATTGTTTCGCGGGGCAGCCCCATACGGCCGCCGCCCACTATCGCATCGATCCGGGTCGGGCCGGACAGAGCAAAACCCTCGAACTGAACGATCCCGGCTTTCGCAACGAACGGGTGCGGCTGAGCGACCGGCAACTGCTGGAGAACATCCAGGCGGTGCAGAAACGGCAGAACCTCCCCCTTGCTCCGCAACTGATTTTCACCCCAGCCTGCCCGATCAACCTCGACATCGAGATGGAGACCGGGACCGGCAAGACCTACTGCTACATCAAGACCATCTTCGAGCTGAACAAGCGGTACGGCTGGGGCAAGTTCGTGGTGGTGGTCCCCAGCATCGCCATCCGCGAAGGGGTTTATAAGTCGCTGGAGATCACCGCCGGGCACTTCTTGGAGCAATACGGCAAGAAGGCGCGGTTTTTCATCTACAACTCCAGGCAGCTGCATCAACTGGAGAGCTTTTCCTCCGACGCGGGCATCAACGTCATGGTCATCAACATCCAGGCGTTTAATGCCAGCGGCAAAGACAACCGGCGTATTTACGAAGAGCTCGACGATTTTCAATCGCGCCGCCCCATCGACGTCATCAGCGCCAACCATCCCATCCTGATTCTGGACGAACCGCAGAAGATGGAGGGGAAGAAAACTCTCGATTCCTTGGCCAAGTTTAAACCGCTGGCGACCCTGCGTTATTCGGCCACCCACAAAACCCAGTACAACAAGATCCATCGCCTCGACGCCCTGGATGCCTACAACCAAAAGCTGGTGAAGAAGATCGCCGTGCGGGGGATTTCGGTGCGGGGGCTGGCCGGCACCCATGGCTACCTCTACCTGGAGGGGATCGAAATCTCCAAGGCGGCTCCCGTGGCCCGCATCGAGCTGGAGGTGAAACAGAAAACCGGCATCAAGCGGACGATCAAACGGGTACGGCGGGGCGACAACCTCTTCGATTTGAGCGATGGGCTGGCTCAATACCAGGGATTTGTGGTGGCTCAGATCGACGCCAACCGCGACATCGTGGAATTCGCCAACGGCCAGGTTCTGGCAACGGGCGAGGCGACCGGCGATGTGAACGAGGAGACGCTGCGACGGATTCAGATCCGCGAAACCATCCGCGCCCACCTTGAGAAGGAGCGACAGCTCCATCCCCAGGGGATCAAGGTGCTTTCGTTGTTCTTCATCGACGAGGTGGCCAAATACCGCGACTACGACGTTGACGATACGAAGGGGATCTACGCCCGGATGTTCGAGGAGGAGTACGGTCGTCTTGCGCAAGAGATCCTGGGACAGCTCCCCCTGGAGACCGAGGCCTACCGTCGTTATCTGGCGGGTATCGAAGCGGGGCGCACCCACAACGGCTATTTCTCGATCGACAAAAAGACCCGACATCTGACCGACCCCTCCGTCAAAAAGCGGGGGGAAGAGGCGGGACTTTCGGACGACGTCGATGCCTACGATCTGATCTTGAAAGACAAAGAGCGGTTGCTCGGTTTCGACGAACCGGTCCGCTTCATCTTTTCGCACTCGGCGCTGCGCGAGGGGTGGGACAATCCCAATGTCTTCGCCATGTGCATGCTCAAACACAGCGACAACACGATCTCACGCCGTCAGGAGGTGGGGCGCGGATTGCGCTTGGCGGTCGATCAACACGGCGAGCGGATGGATCACCCCGCCACGGTGCACGACATCAACGTCCTCACCGTGGTTGCCAGCGAGAGTTACAAGGATTTCGTCGGCAATCTGCAAAGAGAGATGGTCGAGTCCCTCTCCGAGCGGCCCCGCAAGGCCGACGAAACCTATTTCACCGGCAAAATATTGGTGACCGAGACCGGCCCGGTCGAGATGACCTCCTCCTTGGCCAAACAGCTCTACCGCTACCTGCTCAAAAACGATTACACCGACGATGCCGATCAGGTGACGGCGACCTACCACGAGGCCAGGGCCGAGGAGGTATTGGCCCCGCTTCCGGCAGACTTGGCGCCCTACGCAGCCCAGGTCTTCGCCCTGATCGATTCGGTCTTCAGCACCGCCCAACTGCCCAGCATCGACGATGGCCGCAACGCCAAAACCAACCCCCTCAACAACGCCAACTTCCACAAAAAGGAATTCCAGGCGTTGTGGGCGCGGATCAACCAAAAAGCGATCTACCAGGTGGCGTTCGATTCCGAGGAGTTGGTGCGCAACTGCATTAAAACCCTGAACAAGGATCTCAAGGTCGACCCGTTGCAGTTTGTCGTCGAAAAAGGGCTTCAGGCCGACCACATCGCCGATGGTCAATTGCAGGATGGAACGGGGTTCCGGATTGCGGAGACATCGACCCACACCTACGACGCCACGGCCTATTCCCACGTTCGCTACGATCTGCTGGGCCACTTGGCCGAACACACCCAACTGACCCGAAACACCCTGGCTAACATCCTGGGGGGAATCGATCCGGCGGTTTTTGGGCAATTCCGATTGAATCCCGAGGATTTTTTGGCCACGGCCAGTCGCCTGATCAACGAACAGAAGGCGACGATCATCGTCGAGAGGCTCACCTACGACGCCCTTGAGGACCGCTACAACAGCGACATCTTCACCGCCAACGCAACCAAGCAGGATTTCTCGAAAGCGGGCGGCAAGCTCAATCGGCACGTCTACGACTACGTGGTGACCGATTCGAAGAACGAGCGAAACTTCGTCGAACAGCTCGATGCCAGCAGCGAGGTGGTGGTGTACGCCAAGCTACCGCGCGGTTTTTTGATTCCCACCCCCGTGGGCGATTACAACCCGGACTGGGCCATCGCGTTCAAGGAGGGGACGGTCCAGCATGTTTACTTCGTGGCCGAAACCAAGGGGTCGCTTTCAAGCCTCAATCTGCGCGGCATCGAAGAGAAAAAGATCGAGTGTGCCCGCAAATTCTTTGAGGAGATCAATCGCAAAATCGATCCGGAGCGTGTGAAGTACGACGTGGTGGATAGCTTCGCGAAGTTGATGGCAATCGTTGGGCATTAA
- a CDS encoding GTP cyclohydrolase, which produces MTIPDLAKADPCVDCLEDVQNRCDSRHIDINKVGVKEIRYPITLAVKGGGRQHTTANINMYVNLPHHFKGTHMSRFLEVLSEHHREISVERIGEILAHMQTRLEAEAAHIEMTFDYFIMKKAPVSEAESLMDYQVTFRAGREGAVLDFITEVAVPVTSLCPCSKAISQYGAHNQRSLVTVRVRGTEKIWIEDLIRVVEEEASCELFGVLKRPDEKWVTEHAYENPRFVEDTVRDVAARLLDDERITWFQVEAENFESIHNHNAYAMIEQSKV; this is translated from the coding sequence ATGACCATTCCCGATCTAGCCAAGGCCGACCCCTGCGTCGATTGCCTGGAAGACGTGCAAAACCGCTGCGACTCCAGGCATATCGACATCAACAAGGTGGGGGTCAAGGAGATCCGCTACCCCATCACCCTCGCGGTGAAGGGGGGGGGGCGGCAGCACACCACCGCCAACATCAACATGTACGTCAACCTGCCCCACCACTTCAAAGGGACCCACATGAGCCGCTTCTTGGAGGTGCTTTCGGAGCATCACCGGGAGATCTCGGTGGAGCGGATCGGCGAGATCCTGGCCCACATGCAAACCCGACTGGAGGCCGAGGCGGCCCACATCGAGATGACCTTCGACTATTTCATCATGAAAAAGGCGCCGGTCTCTGAGGCCGAAAGTCTGATGGATTATCAGGTCACCTTTCGGGCGGGGCGCGAGGGGGCGGTTCTCGATTTCATCACTGAGGTGGCGGTACCGGTGACATCACTGTGCCCCTGCTCCAAGGCGATCAGCCAATACGGCGCCCACAACCAGCGCTCTTTGGTGACGGTGCGGGTGCGCGGGACCGAGAAGATCTGGATCGAGGATTTGATTCGGGTGGTGGAGGAGGAGGCCAGCTGTGAGCTTTTCGGGGTGCTCAAACGTCCCGATGAAAAATGGGTCACCGAGCACGCCTACGAAAACCCCCGCTTTGTTGAGGACACCGTGCGCGACGTGGCGGCGAGGCTGCTCGACGATGAGCGGATCACCTGGTTTCAGGTCGAGGCCGAGAACTTCGAGTCGATCCACAACCACAACGCCTACGCGATGATCGAGCAAAGCAAGGTTTAA